In Dryobates pubescens isolate bDryPub1 chromosome 28, bDryPub1.pri, whole genome shotgun sequence, a single window of DNA contains:
- the LOC128898620 gene encoding olfactory receptor 14A16-like, with product MANSSSSTHFLLLPFTGTRQLQLLHFCLFLAIYLAALLGNGLIITTTAWDHHLHTPMYFFLLNLSLTDIGCISTTVPKSMANSLRDTRDISFPGCAAQVFSFFFMMSAEYFLLTTMSYDRYVAICRPLHYETLLGSRVCVHLAAAAWASGALNALLHTANTFSLPLCQGNALDQFFCEIPQILKLSCSTSYLRELWLIVLSACLFFVCFVFMVVSYVQIFRAVLRIPSQQGRHKAFATCLPHLAVVSLFLSTSFFAYLKPPSVSSPPLDLVVAVLYSVVPPAVNPLIYSLRSQELKAALSKLITGCFQKQ from the coding sequence atggccaacagcagctccagcacccacttcctcctcctgcccttcacaggcacaaggcagctgcagctcctgcacttctgcctcttcctggccatctacctggctgccctgctgggcaatggcctcatcatcaccaccacagcctgggaccaccacctccacacccccatgtacttcttcctcctcaacctctccCTCACTGACATAGGCTGCATCTCCACCACCGTTCCCAAATCCATGGCcaattccctgagggacaccagggacatttCCTTcccaggatgtgctgctcaagtgttttcctttttctttatgatgtcagcagagtattttctcctcaccaccatgtcctacgatcgctatgttgccatctgcagacccctgcactatgagaccctcctgggcagcagagtttgtgtccacctggcagcagctgcctgggcctctGGGGCTctcaatgctctgctgcacacagccaatacattttccctgcccctctgccagggcaatgctctggaccagttcttctgtgaaatcccccagatcctcaagctctcctgctccacatcctacctcagggaactttggctcattgtgctcagtgcctgcttattctttgtctgttttgtgttcatggtggtgtcctatgtgcagatcttcagggcagtgctgaggatcccctctcagcagggacgccacaaagcctttgccacctgcctgcctcacctggctgtggtctccctgtttctcagcacctccttctttgcctacctgaagcctccctctgtctcctccccacccctggatCTTGTAGTGGCAGTTCTGTACTcggtggtgcctccagcagtgaaccctctcatctacagcctgaggagccaggagctcaaggctgccctgagcaaactgatcactggatgctttcagaagcagtaa